From one Bradyrhizobium sp. Ash2021 genomic stretch:
- a CDS encoding GNAT family N-acetyltransferase, protein MASSEIILESVPSVSDIKAAEWDACANPRPDPNSLDNLDTLASSGTAGDSCADSRPGYNPFVSHAFFAAAEASGSACARTGWGPRHLLARLDGVVAGIVPCYLKSHSQGEYVFDRGWADAYERAGGRYYPKLQASVPFTPATGPRLLIRDGVDRDRIGEALASGLMALCNATNASSVHVTFAREAEAKFLGKHGFLQRNDQQFHWRNAGYKSFEDFLATLNSRHRKAIKRERREALAAGITIHALNGADITEDAWDAFFEFYMETGSRKWGRPYLTRKFFSLIGETMAKDVLLVMARRNGRWIAGAINFVGSDTLFGRNWGAVEHHPFLHFEVCYYQAIDFAIQRGLKTVEAGAQGEHKLARGYLPQTTYSAHYIADPDLRRAIGDYLKRERAYVAEVGRELAEAAPFRKSGDEA, encoded by the coding sequence ATGGCGTCATCCGAAATTATCCTCGAATCCGTCCCCTCCGTCAGCGACATCAAGGCTGCGGAATGGGATGCCTGCGCCAATCCGCGGCCCGATCCGAATAGTCTCGACAATCTCGACACGCTGGCCTCATCCGGCACGGCGGGCGATTCCTGCGCCGATTCAAGACCCGGCTATAACCCCTTTGTTTCCCACGCATTTTTCGCCGCCGCCGAAGCCTCCGGATCGGCCTGCGCGCGAACCGGCTGGGGCCCGCGGCATTTACTGGCCAGGCTCGACGGCGTGGTCGCCGGCATCGTGCCCTGCTACCTGAAATCGCATTCGCAAGGCGAATATGTCTTCGACCGCGGCTGGGCGGATGCCTATGAACGCGCCGGCGGGCGCTATTATCCGAAGCTGCAGGCCTCGGTGCCCTTTACGCCGGCGACCGGCCCTCGTCTCCTGATCCGCGATGGCGTCGATCGCGACCGGATCGGCGAAGCGCTCGCCAGCGGCCTGATGGCGCTGTGCAACGCGACCAATGCCTCGTCGGTGCACGTGACCTTTGCGCGCGAAGCGGAAGCGAAATTCCTCGGCAAGCACGGCTTCCTGCAGCGCAACGACCAGCAGTTTCACTGGCGCAATGCCGGCTACAAGAGCTTTGAAGACTTCCTCGCCACCCTGAATTCCCGCCACCGCAAGGCGATCAAGCGCGAGCGGCGCGAGGCACTCGCGGCCGGCATCACCATCCACGCGTTGAACGGAGCTGATATTACCGAGGATGCGTGGGACGCGTTCTTCGAATTCTACATGGAGACCGGTTCGCGGAAATGGGGCCGGCCCTATCTGACGCGAAAATTCTTTTCGCTGATCGGCGAGACCATGGCCAAGGACGTGCTGCTGGTGATGGCCAGGCGCAACGGCCGCTGGATCGCCGGCGCCATCAATTTTGTCGGATCGGACACGCTGTTCGGCCGCAACTGGGGCGCGGTCGAGCATCATCCGTTCCTGCATTTCGAGGTCTGCTACTATCAGGCCATCGACTTTGCGATCCAGCGCGGCCTGAAAACGGTGGAAGCCGGCGCGCAGGGCGAGCACAAGTTGGCGCGCGGATATCTGCCGCAGACCACCTATTCGGCGCATTACATCGCCGACCCTGATTTGCGCCGGGCAATCGGCGATTACCTCAAGCGTGAACGCGCCTATGTCGCCGAGGTCGGCCGCGAACTCGCCGAGGCCGCGCCGTTCCGCAAGAGCGGCGACGAGGCCTGA
- a CDS encoding HIT family protein, producing the protein MPAYDPNNIFAKILRGEFPCHKVYEDEHVLAFLDIMPRAPGHTLVIPKVPARNILDVTPDGYAHVARGAHKIAAAAMKAFHADGITVQQFNEAAGGQVVFHLHMHVMPRHDGIALLPPASRKEDIKVLEDNATKLIAALG; encoded by the coding sequence ATGCCCGCCTATGACCCCAACAACATTTTTGCAAAAATCCTGCGCGGCGAGTTTCCGTGCCACAAGGTCTATGAGGACGAGCACGTGCTGGCATTCCTCGACATCATGCCGCGCGCGCCCGGCCACACCCTGGTGATCCCGAAGGTCCCTGCCCGCAACATCCTCGACGTCACGCCCGACGGTTATGCCCATGTCGCGCGCGGCGCCCACAAGATCGCCGCCGCCGCCATGAAAGCCTTCCACGCCGACGGCATCACCGTACAGCAATTCAACGAAGCCGCCGGCGGCCAGGTCGTGTTCCACCTCCACATGCACGTGATGCCGCGCCATGACGGTATCGCGCTGTTGCCGCCGGCCAGCCGCAAGGAAGACATCAAGGTGCTGGAGGACAATGCGACGAAGCTGATTGCGGCGCTGGGGTAG